AATGGGATGGCCCTCGAGCATTCGACCTCCCAACTTCAGTCTTCTGCAAGGCAGCTCACTCTGCGGAAAATCGTATTGTCCTAGCTGCAGGAGGTACCTACAGTGAGGTCTTTTTCTACAATAATATACGGCCTCAGCTCAGTATTGAAGCGCCATGGGCATATTATGCCGGTTATGACCCAAAATCATGGGCTGCCATGGTGATCTTAAAGGACATGGGTGGGGAGACGACGTTCTGTAATTACAAGACAAGCTTAACCAAGGCTCAGTTCGCCGAGCAGGTTCAAATGTTGGCAAGGTTACACGGCCAGTACTATCAGTCTCAGCACCCGGAATTTGAACGGTTGCTCGTTTATCAAGACCGGATCAGTAACCTGATAGCGGTTGGACTTGAGAACATGTGCGTCAATGGATTCAGGGCTGCAAAGGCGGTAATTCCCTCACGCCTATTTGCGAGGGAGAGTGAAATTTGGCCTTGCACGCTCAAGTCAGTTGAGCGCAATGCTGCGCTTCCACCGACGGTGGTTCACGGGGATGTCCACCTTGGTATGTGTCCCCAACTCAGCCCCACCACCTGTAGCGATAGACTCTGACATGATTACTCTCATCAAGGCAACTGGTACATAACACCCAATGGTCGTATGGGCCTCACAGACTGGCAGACGGTAGCCAGAGGACACTGGTCCCGTGACCTGGCGTACGTCCTTAGTACAGCTGTAGATGTCGAGAAGCGTCGCCAGTGGGAGCACGGAATGGTTGAGATGTATGTGTCAGAGCTCAGGAAACATGGAGGCCCCAAGATTGGTGTCCAAGAAGCATGGCTTGAACTACGAAGACAGTCATTTGGTGTACTGGCTTATTGGACGCTGACTCTTACGCCCGGTGAGAATCTGCCTGACATGCAAACGGAAGAGGCGTGCCTATGTTTTATTGAGCGCATATGTACAATGATGGACGATCATGATGTGCTTGACGCTTTTTGATTTTTGTTCAATTTCTGGACGGAATTCACAGGGAGACGGGTGACCTCCTGATCTGTGAGGACCGTGGAGGTAGCTCTAGCGTATTGTTAAAAGACTGTCGGCTCACCGGCATTTCAAATCGTCCGTATTCCCGGGGATATAGTAGTGAGACTCGTGTCTATGGGTGGAACTAAGGATTGCACCTGGGCCAAATATACGATCTTATCCTTTGCGAGCTATCTGCGCAGCTCATGCCACCTGGCTAGACCCCGATCCATGCTCCCTGAGATCAAACCACCAAAACATAACCacaaagttatttatatcgCTGGTTCAAATGCCCAGTATAGCTCTATAACGATTCTCGTTGGCCTTTTTTGCCGCGGTGGTGTTAGGTGCGATCATCTCGAAGCCATGAGGCAAGCCTGGATACACATGTAGCTCGGTAGGGACATTCTCGGCCAGTAGTTTTGTAGCGTATTTGATATTCTCTTCCAGGAAGATATCAAGGCCTCCAACATCGATGTATGTTGGTGGAAGGCCAGCCAGACTTGGTGCCCGAGCAGGCGCAGAATAATAGGAGATGCAAGCTGATTCGCGTTTCCCTGCTTCATCACCTAGAAGCGCAGCCCAAGCCGTGGCGTTATCCGTAGTCTTCCAAAATGCAAGAGGCTCTATCGCGTTGTTGGGAATTATATTGCAGTCATCGATCATCGGATAGATTAGGATCTGTTTCGCTAGCCCCGGACTCAATCGTTTGTCTCGAGCCATGAGCGCAACACCAGCCGCAATACCACCGCCTGCGCTCTCACCGATCACACCGATTCTGCCCGGGTTGATATTGAATTCCTCTGCTTTGCTATGTAGCCAGAGCAGAGCTGCATAGCCGTCTTGGACAGGGGTAGTTCCCTTAAACTCTGGGGCCAGCCGATAATTAACGCTGAACAAAGGTACTGCTGTCATGGCGACCAATTGTGATAGCGGTTTTGCTTGAATCTCGGCTGATCCTAGGATCATTCCTCCTCCATGGAAGTGAAGTAGACATGGTCCGGGATCCGCTCGAGCAACGCCTGGCGTTAGAGCAAGAACGGACATGATGTAACCATCGGAAGATTCGACTTTATAAGACTTTTGATCCACGTCTGGGCAGATATCCAACCTTTCAAATAATGCTCTCATGCCAGATTCTCGTGCCTCCCTTCCAGCCTCGATATTATCAAGGCAAAGAGGTTCTCGCTTAGAAAGTGTAGGAACCAGCGGCTCCAGGACGGACCAAAACTCAGGGTCATACCGAAGAGTCATGGGATATAAAGTAGTCAGAAGTTGGAGGAATTGAATGCTTTGGATGAGCTGTAGTTATCCGTTTCGTGGAAATATGAGACAGGTTGTAGAGGCAAGTTGACTAGTCTGTGCTGTTCTCTGGTTATTTATCGTGATTAAATGGTTCCGAAACGGAGAAATATGTGTCTTATATTAGATTAGGCTTCAACCGTTATGTTGGGATGTTGCCGAGGTGTTTGCTGAACTTGTCAATTAATTGTGGATAGCTTTCCCATCACTTGTTTCAATCTATCCCGTCTTATGTAACTTAATATTCGAGAAGTCTTCAGTAACTGCAGGTTCTTTTGATATAATCTTAATCTGGGAAAGGCTTGTCTAAACTTCTAAAGCTTGCTGCCTCCTGCTTGCTGGTCTCTCAACGCCTCTATACGGCGCAGAGCTGCCTCAGTCCCCTGCCTTGCCTTGGAGAAGTACAGGTGGCTGAAACTACTACTAGACTGTCCACTCATAGCCCTAGCCTGAATTCCATGGGCAATAGTAGCTCCTCGAAGGTAGTGAAAGATTATCGCAGTATCCCAATCTTTGCCTCGGTTATCTTGACGCATGTCGAATCCCACAATCTCTGCATAGCGCGCCAGGAGTTCATCTGGCTCGGGAATACCCGACTTTGCTCGATTCTCTGGCTTGTATGGGGAATCCGTGAGAGAAACAGATGATTTTCCACTCTTGGTGTAATCTGAGAAGAATGGACTGATGCAGAAGACGAGGTCCATGAGTGGGTGGCCAATGGTGGAAAGTTCCCAGTCGAGAATCGCGATGACTCTTGGCTCATCCGGGTGAAGGATCTGTGAGAAGGGGGCGCCAACAGTCAGTATGGTTTACCGTCGTGCAAGTTGAGTCATACCAAGTTGTCAAATTTGAAGTCTCCGTGAACAATGGCGTGTCGATCTAGCGGTAGATTCTCCTTCACGTATCTCACCACTTCGTCGTATCTCTCATGGGCTCTCCCCAAAGGCTTTCCGGTTTTCTCATCCTTGACGGCAGCTTGCTGCGACTCAATGCGACTCCAAGTAGCGCAGTGCCTAGCGTAGAACCCCGTTTTCTTGCCGTAGCCTTCGAGCCCAATCTTGTCGGGATCAAGTGAGTGAAGCCAAGCCAGAGTCTCGATCGCAGAGAACCATCTGATATCATTAGCTGAATTTCAAGTACTTAGGTTCATTGGTGGCACCGTAACATACGCCTGCCGTCTTTCATCTGGAGGAAGCTCTTTCATGTCGGTATCTGTGATAATCCTTCCCTTGACAAATTCCATGACCTGAACAAACATGTTAGggataaagtaaatatttggGTCTATTAACC
The window above is part of the Fusarium musae strain F31 chromosome 6, whole genome shotgun sequence genome. Proteins encoded here:
- a CDS encoding hypothetical protein (CAZy:CE10~MEROPS:MER0034548); this encodes MTLRYDPEFWSVLEPLVPTLSKREPLCLDNIEAGREARESGMRALFERLDICPDVDQKSYKVESSDGYIMSVLALTPGVARADPGPCLLHFHGGGMILGSAEIQAKPLSQLVAMTAVPLFSVNYRLAPEFKGTTPVQDGYAALLWLHSKAEEFNINPGRIGVIGESAGGGIAAGVALMARDKRLSPGLAKQILIYPMIDDCNIIPNNAIEPLAFWKTTDNATAWAALLGDEAGKRESACISYYSAPARAPSLAGLPPTYIDVGGLDIFLEENIKYATKLLAENVPTELHVYPGLPHGFEMIAPNTTAAKKANENRYRAILGI
- a CDS encoding hypothetical protein (EggNog:ENOG41) yields the protein MGSYQDTKTGSHHDLNDEALGSYLFSAREIPTLKLPVTTSKIGYGQSNPTYYLDDAAGTRYILRKKPTGKAISPVAHQVDREFRVLKALGSVEGFPVPRVFTLCTDSSIIGTPFYVMEFVKGRIITDTDMKELPPDERRQAWFSAIETLAWLHSLDPDKIGLEGYGKKTGFYARHCATWSRIESQQAAVKDEKTGKPLGRAHERYDEVVRYVKENLPLDRHAIVHGDFKFDNLILHPDEPRVIAILDWELSTIGHPLMDLVFCISPFFSDYTKSGKSSVSLTDSPYKPENRAKSGIPEPDELLARYAEIVGFDMRQDNRGKDWDTAIIFHYLRGATIAHGIQARAMSGQSSSSFSHLYFSKARQGTEAALRRIEALRDQQAGGSKL